In one Amaranthus tricolor cultivar Red isolate AtriRed21 chromosome 8, ASM2621246v1, whole genome shotgun sequence genomic region, the following are encoded:
- the LOC130821541 gene encoding uncharacterized protein LOC130821541, whose translation MDKIFKTQRGKNLDVYVDDSIVKSKTEEEMIIDLQETFDNMRKYKMKLNPRKSRHEIMKLTGRMTALSRFISKSSERIMSFFKVLKGNKNFEWREEQSQTFRYSMIEKAAYVVIVAARKLRPYFDAHQWAVELHGLRVKYQPRKAVKGQALADIFTKWITQDERNVIEYALKFQFKATNNEVEYEVVTTGLQLCKALEVRRISLKIDSQLVVNQILGEYEARDANMQKYLKKTEELISGFKADALSKLGNSSMQNLKRLFLVELKPPSAIHEDVTSVFNVGSNDILDWMTDIIKYKEIGDLPADSNFSRKLKLKALQFYMVDEELYNKARNGPFLKCITPSEADYNRREVHEGCCGHHLGARARAHKAIRIVWIGPFGTIQAGSRKKKFLIVAIDYFAKKIEVESLTIITSRKVEKFIWQNIITRFGLPRVLTLDNSTQFDCATLRKYLEDFKISGAYSSICNPQCNGQVEAANKKILNGLQKKLKDAKARWVVEIYDVLWSLRTTVKEATSQTPFKLVYISEAFLPVEIGVQTIRVKHLS comes from the exons AtggataaaatttttaaaactcaaagagGTAAGAATTTAGATGTATACGTAGACGATTCAATTGTAAAAAGCAAGACAGAAGAGGAGATGATAATAGATTTACAAGAAACATTCGATAATATGAGGAAGTATAAAATGAAACTTAATCCCAGAAAGAGCAGACATGAAATAATGAAGCTAACTGGGAGAATGACAGCCCTTTCTAGATTCATCTCCAAGTCATCTGAGAGAATAATGTCATTCTTCAAAGTTTTGAAAGGAAACAAAAATTTTGAGTGGCGTGAAGAGCAAAGCCAAACTTTCAG ATACTCCATGATAGAGAAAGCAGCTTATGTTGTGATTGTTGCTGCCAGAAAGTTGAGACCTTACTTTGATGCACATCAA TGGGCTGTGGAGCTGCATGGTCTGAGAGTCAAATACCAACCCAGAAAAGCAGTAAAGGGTCAAGCACTAGCTGATATTTTTACAAAATGGATAACCCAAGATGAAA GGAATGTCATCGAGTATGCTTTGAAATTTCAATTCAAAGCTACTAATAATGAAGTAGAGTATGAGGTAGTTACTACTGGGTTACAATTGTGCAAAGCTCTAGAAGTAAGGAGAATTAGTTTGAAAATCGACTCGCAATTGGTGGTGAACCAGATTCTAGGAGAATATGAAGCCAGAGATGCTAACATGCAGAAGTATTTGAAGAAAACAGAGGAACTGATCTCAGGATTTAAG GCTGATGCATTATCCAAACTGGGGAATTCAAGCATGCAAAATCTGAAAAGATTATTCCTAGTTGAGTTAAAACCTCCAAGTGCAATTCATGAAGATGTAACATCCGTCTTTAATGTTGGCAGCAATGACATCCTAGACTGGATGACAGATATCATCAAATACAAAGAAATCGGAGATCTCCCAGCAGACTCAAATTTTTCCAGAAAGCTGAAATTAAAAGCACTTCAGTTTTACATGGTGGATGAGGAGTTATACAACAAGGCCAGGAATGGACCGTTCCTGAAATGTATAACACCGTCTGAGGCAGATTACAATCGGAGAGAAGTTCACGAAGGGTGTTGTGGCCATCATTTGGGAGCTAGGGCTCGGGCACATAAAGCCATCAGAATTG TGTGGATTGGACCTTTTGGGACCATTCAAGCAGGCAGTAGGAAGAAAAAGTTTTTGATTGTTGCAATTGATTATTTCGCAAAAAAGATAGAAGTTGAATCACTTACAATAATCACATCTAGAAAAGTGGAAAAGTTCATTTGGCAAAATATTATCACCAGGTTTGGGCTACCAAGAGTCCTAACTCTTGATAATAGTACCCAGTTTGATTGTGCAACATTGAGAAAATATTTAGAGGATTTTAAAATTTCAGGAGCATATTCCTCTATTTGCAATCCACAGTGCAATGGGCAAGTTGAAGCTGCAAACAAGAAGATCTTAAATGGTCTGCAGAAAAAACTGAAAGATGCAAAAGCCAGATGGGTGGTTGAAATTTATGATGTCCTATGGTCATTAAGAACTACAGTGAAAGAAGCAACTAGCCAGACGCCATTCAAACTAGTTTACATATCAGAAGCGTTCCTACCAGTTGAAATAGGGGTGCAAACAATAAGAGTCAAGCATTTGAGCTAG